Proteins encoded within one genomic window of Panicum virgatum strain AP13 chromosome 1N, P.virgatum_v5, whole genome shotgun sequence:
- the LOC120653461 gene encoding translation initiation factor IF-2-like, whose amino-acid sequence MVVPRPQEEVVLLEPAGTCRSRAGEGSSLCVIFPITVDSPSASPSSSPFARSMLSGGAFSAVGSPSVGGAGARAEAAGDPFPSWRQVHQLSTRSAVGATSAAPRMGPPAGTLSAPITAPLVPPVVVDVETTDTGAPANPAPAAMADSPVLALGLEQVAAVPDADDGTGPLEVRPSRALPLQPAGVPEPEDAGATQPQSEAPPAPLSMAHVVAAVEAVL is encoded by the exons ATGGTCGTGCCTAGGCCCCAAGAGGAGGTGGTACTGCTGGAGCCAGCAGGGACGTGCCGGAGTCGAGCTGGGGAGGGGTCAAGCCTGTGCGTGATCTTCCCCATCACGGTTGACTCGCCGTCGGCGTCGCCCTCGTCCTCGCCGTTCGCGAGGAGCATGCTCTCAGGAGGTGCTTTCTCAGCTGTGGGCTCACCATCCGTTGGGGGGGCGGGTGCCCGCGCCGAAGCAGCAGGCGATCCATTCCCGAGTTGGCGACAGGTGCACCAGCTGAGTACCAG GAGCGCCGTCGGCGCCACATCTGCCGCGCCAAGGATGGGCCCTCCAGCGGGAACACTATCTGCACCCATCACAGCACCCTTGGTGCCGCCAGTCGTGGTTGACGTCGAGACCACCGACACAGGCGCGCCGGCCAATCCGGCGCCGGCAGCAATGGCGGACTCTCCCGTGCTGGCGCTGGGCTTGGAGCAGGTTGCGGCGGTGCCTGACGCCGATGATGGGACCGGGCCCCTGGAGGTCCGTCCTAGCCGAGCGTTGCCGCTCCAGCCTGCCGGGGTGCCGGAGCCAGAGGACGCGGGGGCCACGCAACCCCAGAGCGAGGCACCGCCGGCCCCTCTGTCCATGGCGCATGTCGTCGCCGCGGTCGAGGCAGTGCTTTAG